One window of Mesoplasma syrphidae genomic DNA carries:
- a CDS encoding TatD family hydrolase, giving the protein MIDNKKIFDAHIHFNDETFFNDEMIADLLEDGYENNVGGWLCASFDIASSLKAIRYAEKYDDIYAAIAIHPNEVSNQDFSNFEILKDLATKSKVIAIGETGLDYFYTKKDMELQKEWFIKHIQLANENNLVLQMHIRDEKDQYQAYDDTLEILKVYQPKKMIVHCFSANIEYAKKFLEIGAYINIGGAVTFKNAKDLQAAAEYIPLDKILLETDAPYLTPHPHRGKTNYPKYIFLTAQKVAELKNTSLENIIEATTKNAKKIFEIE; this is encoded by the coding sequence ATGATTGACAATAAAAAAATTTTTGATGCTCATATTCATTTTAACGATGAAACTTTTTTTAATGATGAAATGATTGCCGATTTGCTTGAAGATGGATATGAAAATAATGTGGGTGGATGGTTATGTGCTTCATTTGATATTGCCTCTTCATTAAAAGCCATTAGATATGCTGAAAAATACGATGATATTTATGCAGCAATCGCGATTCACCCTAATGAAGTTAGTAATCAAGATTTTAGTAATTTTGAAATATTGAAAGACCTTGCTACTAAATCAAAAGTTATAGCAATTGGTGAAACAGGGCTTGATTATTTTTACACCAAAAAAGATATGGAATTGCAAAAAGAATGGTTCATTAAGCATATTCAGCTTGCCAATGAAAATAATTTAGTGTTACAAATGCACATTAGAGACGAAAAAGATCAATATCAAGCGTATGATGATACTTTAGAAATTTTAAAAGTTTATCAACCCAAAAAAATGATCGTTCATTGTTTTTCAGCTAACATAGAGTATGCTAAAAAGTTTTTAGAAATTGGCGCATATATTAATATTGGGGGAGCCGTTACTTTTAAAAATGCTAAGGATTTACAAGCTGCCGCTGAGTATATTCCGTTAGATAAAATTTTACTAGAAACTGATGCACCTTATTTAACACCGCACCCTCATAGAGGAAAAACTAATTACCCAAAGTATATTTTTTTAACTGCTCAAAAAGTAGCAGAATTGAAAAATACTAGTCTTGAAAATATAATTGAGGCTACAACAAAAAACGCAAAAAAAATTTTTGAAATAGAGTAA